A section of the Microbacterium sp. MM2322 genome encodes:
- the dcd gene encoding dCTP deaminase produces the protein MLLSDRDIRLEIDGGRIGLDPWDPAMVQPSSVDVRLDRYFRLFDNHKYPFIDPAEDQPELTRLIEVAPDEPFILHPGEFALGATFEQITLPDDVAARLEGKSSLGRLGLITHSTAGFIDPGFSGHVTLELANVATLPIKLWPGMKIGQFCFFRLTSPAENPYGTGPYKNRYQGQRGPTASRSFQNFHRTDVGSSDAGAKGN, from the coding sequence GTGCTGCTCAGCGATCGTGACATCCGGCTCGAGATCGACGGTGGCCGTATCGGCCTCGACCCGTGGGACCCGGCGATGGTCCAGCCCTCGAGCGTCGACGTGCGGCTCGATCGGTACTTCCGGTTGTTCGACAACCACAAGTACCCGTTCATCGACCCGGCCGAGGATCAGCCCGAGCTGACGCGCCTCATCGAGGTCGCGCCCGACGAGCCGTTCATCCTGCACCCCGGCGAGTTCGCGCTCGGGGCGACGTTCGAGCAGATCACCCTGCCCGACGACGTCGCGGCACGCCTCGAGGGCAAGAGCTCGCTCGGCCGCCTGGGGCTCATCACCCACTCGACCGCGGGGTTCATCGACCCCGGGTTCTCGGGTCACGTGACGCTCGAGCTCGCCAACGTCGCGACCCTGCCGATCAAGCTGTGGCCCGGCATGAAGATCGGGCAGTTCTGCTTCTTCCGCCTGACCTCGCCCGCCGAGAACCCCTACGGCACCGGCCCGTACAAGAACCGGTACCAGGGGCAGCGGGGGCCGACGGCATCCCGTTCGTTCCAGAACTTCCACCGCACCGACGTCGGATCGTCCGACGCCGGCGCGAAGGGGAACTGA
- a CDS encoding beta-galactosidase, with protein MQNYRWVKDGSQEPGTMRYGADYNPEQWPREVWDDDVRLMREAGVNIVSLGIFSWGLLEPRPGEWDFAWLDDIIDLLHANGIDVDLATATASPPSWMARRHPEILPQTVDGTILWPGARQHWRPTSPVFREYALRLVRALAERYGDHPAVVAWHISNELGCHNLYDYSDDAARAFRVWLEARYGTIDALNDAWGTAFWSQHYEEWDEILPPRSAPTIRNPGQQLDFERFSSDAVRDHLRAEAAVLAEVTPGIPLTTNFMVAQNVRDIDYPSWVPDVDFVSNDHYLRPGEHGRDDLSFWANLTGNIAGGLPWFLMEHATSAVNWREVNPPKRSGELVRDALTHVGHGADAVCYFQWRQSRAGGERYHSGMVPHAGENSRVFRDVVALGGALRDLSPVHGSRREKARVAIVFDYESWWVSGRDAHPSDSPAYDDETLAWYRALLDLGVRADVIPVGASFEGYEVLIAPVLHVMPSELRARLEAYTDAGGHLVTTYFSGIVDANDRVWLGGYPGALREMLGILVEEFVPLLPDEQVALASGAVARGWTERIVHVGDDVEVLDTYTEGDLAGAAAVTRRRLAGGGSATYVSADIGRDGVRVVLAGLGLEALAGDPRSAAGRLDVIERGDAAARYVFLSNRTDDEVVAPVVGDVLVGEAAASGVVVPPRSISVVRSAR; from the coding sequence GTGCAGAACTATCGCTGGGTGAAGGACGGCTCGCAGGAGCCCGGGACCATGCGCTACGGCGCCGACTACAACCCCGAGCAGTGGCCGCGCGAGGTCTGGGACGACGACGTCCGACTCATGCGCGAGGCGGGCGTCAACATCGTCTCGCTCGGCATCTTCTCGTGGGGACTGCTCGAACCGCGCCCCGGTGAGTGGGACTTCGCGTGGCTCGACGACATCATCGACCTGCTGCACGCGAACGGCATCGACGTCGACCTCGCCACCGCGACCGCCTCGCCGCCGTCGTGGATGGCCCGGCGGCATCCCGAGATCCTGCCGCAGACCGTCGACGGCACGATCCTCTGGCCGGGCGCGCGCCAGCACTGGCGGCCCACGTCGCCCGTGTTCCGTGAATACGCGTTGCGTCTCGTCCGGGCGCTCGCCGAGCGGTACGGCGACCACCCCGCCGTCGTCGCGTGGCACATCTCGAACGAGCTCGGATGCCACAACCTCTACGACTACTCCGACGACGCCGCCCGCGCGTTCCGCGTCTGGCTCGAAGCCCGGTACGGCACGATCGACGCCCTCAACGACGCGTGGGGCACGGCGTTCTGGTCCCAGCACTACGAGGAGTGGGACGAGATCCTGCCGCCTCGCTCGGCGCCCACGATCCGCAACCCCGGGCAGCAGCTCGACTTCGAGCGCTTCTCGTCGGATGCCGTCCGTGACCACCTCCGCGCCGAAGCCGCCGTGCTCGCCGAGGTGACCCCCGGCATCCCGCTGACGACGAACTTCATGGTCGCGCAGAACGTCCGCGACATCGACTACCCGTCGTGGGTGCCCGACGTCGACTTCGTCTCGAACGACCACTACCTGCGCCCGGGTGAGCACGGCCGCGACGACCTGTCGTTCTGGGCGAACCTCACCGGCAACATCGCCGGTGGTCTGCCCTGGTTCCTCATGGAGCACGCGACGAGCGCCGTGAACTGGCGCGAAGTGAACCCGCCCAAACGCTCGGGTGAGCTCGTCCGCGATGCGCTGACCCACGTCGGACACGGCGCCGACGCCGTCTGCTACTTCCAGTGGCGCCAGTCGCGCGCCGGCGGCGAGCGGTACCACTCCGGCATGGTGCCGCACGCGGGTGAGAACAGCCGCGTCTTCCGCGACGTCGTCGCGCTCGGCGGCGCGCTCCGCGACCTGTCGCCCGTGCACGGCTCGCGCCGCGAGAAGGCGCGCGTCGCGATCGTCTTCGACTACGAGTCGTGGTGGGTCAGCGGGCGCGACGCGCACCCGTCGGACTCGCCCGCCTACGACGACGAGACCCTCGCCTGGTACCGCGCGCTCCTCGACCTCGGCGTCCGCGCGGACGTCATCCCTGTCGGCGCATCGTTCGAGGGATACGAGGTGCTGATCGCGCCGGTGCTCCACGTCATGCCGTCCGAGTTGCGTGCGCGTCTCGAGGCGTACACGGATGCCGGTGGCCACCTCGTCACGACGTACTTCTCCGGCATCGTCGACGCCAACGACCGCGTCTGGCTCGGCGGATACCCCGGGGCGCTGCGCGAGATGCTCGGCATCCTCGTCGAGGAGTTCGTGCCGCTGCTCCCGGACGAGCAGGTCGCGCTCGCCTCGGGAGCCGTGGCCCGCGGCTGGACCGAGCGGATCGTCCACGTCGGCGACGACGTCGAGGTGCTCGACACCTACACCGAGGGAGACCTCGCGGGGGCGGCCGCGGTCACGCGCCGGCGCCTGGCCGGCGGCGGAAGCGCGACGTATGTCTCGGCTGACATCGGGCGGGACGGCGTGCGGGTGGTGCTCGCGGGCCTCGGGCTGGAGGCGCTTGCCGGTGATCCGCGGTCCGCCGCCGGCCGACTCGATGTCATCGAGCGCGGGGATGCCGCCGCCCGGTACGTGTTCCTCTCGAACCGCACTGACGACGAGGTCGTGGCGCCGGTGGTCGGCGACGTGCTCGTCGGGGAGGCTGCGGCATCCGGTGTCGTCGTCCCGCCGCGCAGCATCTCGGTCGTCCGCAGCGCGCGCTGA
- a CDS encoding TetR/AcrR family transcriptional regulator — protein MTDAPARGPYAKSAARRSEIIATATAVFGTHGYRGGSLRQIAKQLDLGLTTVMHHFPTKVSLLAAVLSQEDAADTDFLDRSARDGFIPTVLAIVERNIGRRELVRMFTVVQAEATHADHEAHAWLQARYASVIPDYRDAIEHDRSLGRLATTQDATMLADLVIGTWEGIQVRWLADDTDPVAAMHVALEALLQPTAG, from the coding sequence ATGACCGATGCACCGGCCCGCGGACCGTACGCGAAGTCCGCCGCGCGGCGCAGCGAGATCATCGCGACCGCCACGGCCGTCTTCGGCACGCACGGGTACCGCGGCGGATCGCTCCGGCAGATCGCGAAGCAGCTCGATCTCGGCCTGACGACCGTCATGCACCACTTCCCCACGAAGGTGTCGCTCCTCGCCGCGGTCCTCTCGCAGGAGGATGCCGCCGACACGGACTTCCTCGACCGATCCGCCCGCGACGGCTTCATCCCGACGGTGCTCGCGATCGTCGAGCGGAACATCGGCCGGCGCGAGCTCGTCCGCATGTTCACCGTGGTGCAGGCCGAGGCGACCCACGCCGACCACGAGGCGCACGCGTGGCTGCAGGCGCGCTACGCGTCGGTGATCCCCGACTACCGCGATGCGATCGAGCACGACCGCTCGCTCGGTCGCCTGGCGACGACGCAGGACGCGACGATGCTCGCGGATCTCGTCATCGGCACGTGGGAGGGCATCCAGGTGCGCTGGCTCGCCGACGACACCGATCCGGTCGCCGCGATGCATGTCGCGCTCGAGGCACTGCTCCAGCCGACGGCGGGCTGA
- a CDS encoding zinc-binding dehydrogenase, which produces MRAMVMAEIAGPLVVTEVPEPTAPEGGAVIEVHATGLCRSDWHAWAGHDDIALPHIPGHELAGIVAQVGSGVERWTVGDRVTVPFVCGCGRCEWCLSGNAQVCPHQQQPGFTHGGSFAERVVVHAADRNLVAVPASISFASAAALGCRFATAYRALTSRARLTTDEWVVIVGAGGVGLSAVMIAKALGAKVVAVDRSTAALDVARSLGADEVIVADGSDVPAAVNALTGGGAHVSVDAVGSEQTCADAIHSLRRRGRHVQVGLLPSASGLTPAPLARAIAWELDLLGSHGMAAEDYPGMLQLIVRGTLRPQDLIERTVSLEQAAELLPVMDSASPAGMTMIDPRR; this is translated from the coding sequence ATGCGCGCGATGGTGATGGCAGAGATCGCAGGACCCCTCGTGGTCACCGAGGTGCCCGAGCCGACCGCCCCCGAGGGCGGCGCCGTCATCGAGGTCCACGCGACGGGCCTCTGCCGCAGCGACTGGCACGCCTGGGCAGGGCACGACGACATCGCGCTGCCGCACATCCCGGGCCACGAGCTGGCCGGCATCGTCGCCCAGGTCGGCTCGGGCGTCGAACGCTGGACGGTCGGCGATCGCGTGACCGTGCCGTTCGTCTGCGGATGCGGCCGGTGCGAATGGTGCCTCAGCGGCAACGCGCAGGTGTGCCCCCACCAGCAGCAGCCCGGGTTCACCCACGGGGGATCGTTCGCCGAGCGAGTGGTCGTCCACGCCGCCGACCGCAACCTCGTCGCCGTCCCCGCGTCGATCTCGTTCGCCTCTGCCGCTGCACTCGGATGCCGCTTCGCCACCGCCTATCGCGCGCTCACGTCGCGCGCCCGTCTGACAACGGACGAGTGGGTCGTCATCGTCGGGGCGGGCGGCGTCGGACTCAGCGCCGTCATGATCGCGAAGGCGCTCGGCGCGAAGGTCGTCGCCGTCGACCGCTCGACCGCGGCGCTCGACGTCGCGCGGTCGCTGGGTGCAGACGAGGTCATCGTCGCCGACGGCAGCGACGTTCCCGCGGCCGTCAATGCGCTCACCGGTGGCGGCGCGCACGTCTCCGTCGACGCCGTCGGCAGCGAGCAGACCTGCGCCGACGCGATCCACAGCCTCCGCCGCCGCGGCCGGCACGTGCAGGTCGGGCTGCTGCCCTCGGCATCCGGTCTCACCCCTGCACCGCTCGCGCGCGCCATCGCGTGGGAGCTCGACCTCCTCGGCAGTCACGGCATGGCGGCCGAGGACTATCCCGGGATGCTGCAGCTCATCGTCCGTGGAACGCTCCGCCCGCAGGACCTCATCGAGCGGACGGTGTCGCTCGAGCAGGCAGCCGAGCTCCTGCCGGTCATGGACTCGGCGTCGCCCGCCGGGATGACGATGATCGACCCGCGCCGCTGA
- a CDS encoding LysR family transcriptional regulator encodes MSRDRLTDLLPHLPLLEALGDDEHVTRAAESLGVPQPTVSRALRQLEARLGVALVIPDGRGIRLTDAARRMLPAVRVSLRAAQDALDSLDGARSTVGLAFQNSLGEHLVPRLVRRLREERPDIRVELWQGARDACLAELDSGRTDLAIVSGAAATHPAGQTVHLYDEPLVAVVPAGHRLATAARITLADVVGETHVTLKPGYGLRRTLEQLFAAEGAALDIAFEGDDLRTLHGLVAAGLGIALGPEVPHPLDGCVQRPIDDPRAARDMGVVFRPGARPAVLDDVIAVLVDLTRS; translated from the coding sequence ATGAGTCGTGATCGCCTGACCGACCTCCTCCCGCACCTGCCCCTCCTCGAGGCGCTCGGCGACGACGAGCACGTCACGCGGGCCGCCGAGTCGCTCGGCGTGCCGCAGCCGACCGTGAGCCGCGCCCTGCGGCAGCTCGAGGCGCGGCTCGGCGTTGCCCTGGTGATCCCGGACGGGCGCGGCATCCGTCTCACCGATGCCGCTCGACGGATGCTGCCCGCCGTCCGGGTCTCGCTCCGCGCCGCGCAGGACGCCCTCGACTCACTCGACGGCGCGCGCTCGACGGTCGGACTCGCGTTCCAGAACTCGCTCGGCGAGCACCTCGTCCCGCGGCTCGTCCGTCGCCTGCGCGAGGAGCGGCCGGACATCCGGGTCGAGCTCTGGCAGGGCGCCCGCGATGCGTGCCTCGCCGAGCTCGACTCGGGGCGCACGGACCTCGCGATCGTGTCGGGCGCTGCGGCGACGCATCCCGCAGGCCAGACGGTGCACCTCTACGACGAACCGCTCGTCGCCGTCGTGCCCGCGGGGCACCGGCTCGCGACGGCTGCGCGCATCACCCTCGCCGACGTCGTCGGCGAGACGCACGTCACCCTCAAGCCCGGCTACGGGCTCCGCCGCACCCTCGAGCAGCTGTTCGCCGCCGAGGGTGCCGCGCTCGATATCGCGTTCGAGGGCGACGACCTCCGCACCCTGCACGGTCTCGTCGCGGCGGGACTCGGGATCGCCCTCGGCCCCGAGGTGCCGCATCCGCTCGACGGCTGCGTGCAACGCCCCATCGATGATCCCCGGGCGGCGCGCGACATGGGAGTCGTCTTCCGGCCCGGCGCACGCCCGGCGGTCCTCGACGACGTCATCGCCGTGCTCGTCGACCTGACCCGGTCCTGA
- a CDS encoding MFS transporter, whose translation MTTVGIPPLTASPRRLGAAMWTTGIATFGVLYAPQGLLTGIAETYVLTAADASWVVSAATLGLALAILPWALAADRFGRRRMLRAAAVAAAVIAIASPLLPGFAGLLVGRFLLGAALGGIPALAVAYLHEAAGPQRAGVAAGAYVAATSVGGLAGRLVAAPVGELVGWRWSLELLGTLAAALTIVFAVLLPATEAHRPVPLRRSLRILGRQAVNPRALPLYAIGAMVVGAMVAVFNALGFRLEAAPYFLSAAAVSLVFLTYLSGTVTSRMSGALVQRFGTRMPLVAGGLAMTVGAAVTLASSVVVIVLGVLLITAGMFLAHATANAATARAGGSGRQHAVAVYSVAYYLGSSVLGTVGAAAWTTGGWFALAGLVAVLGVLVVVASVKVRD comes from the coding sequence GTGACGACTGTCGGCATCCCTCCCCTCACCGCATCGCCGCGGCGGCTCGGCGCAGCGATGTGGACGACGGGCATCGCGACGTTCGGTGTGCTCTATGCACCGCAGGGGCTGCTGACCGGCATCGCCGAGACCTACGTCCTCACCGCCGCCGACGCGTCATGGGTGGTGTCGGCGGCGACCCTCGGGCTCGCGCTCGCGATCCTGCCGTGGGCGCTCGCGGCAGATCGATTCGGTCGGCGACGGATGCTGCGGGCCGCCGCCGTGGCCGCCGCGGTCATCGCCATCGCGTCGCCTCTGCTGCCGGGGTTCGCGGGGCTGCTCGTCGGGCGGTTCCTGCTCGGGGCGGCGCTCGGCGGCATCCCGGCCCTGGCGGTCGCCTATCTGCACGAGGCTGCCGGGCCGCAGCGAGCGGGCGTCGCCGCGGGAGCGTACGTGGCGGCGACGAGCGTCGGCGGCCTCGCAGGACGGCTGGTCGCCGCACCCGTGGGCGAGCTCGTCGGGTGGCGCTGGTCGCTGGAACTGCTCGGCACCCTCGCCGCGGCGCTGACGATCGTGTTCGCCGTGCTGCTGCCGGCGACCGAGGCACATCGCCCGGTGCCGCTCCGGCGAAGCCTGCGAATCCTGGGACGGCAGGCCGTGAACCCCCGGGCGCTGCCGCTGTACGCGATCGGGGCGATGGTCGTCGGCGCGATGGTCGCGGTGTTCAACGCCCTCGGGTTCCGGCTCGAAGCCGCGCCGTACTTCCTCTCGGCGGCCGCAGTCTCGCTCGTGTTCCTGACGTACCTGTCGGGCACGGTGACCTCGCGGATGTCGGGCGCCCTCGTCCAGCGCTTCGGGACACGGATGCCGCTGGTCGCCGGTGGCCTCGCGATGACGGTCGGCGCGGCCGTGACGCTGGCGAGCAGCGTGGTCGTCATCGTGCTGGGCGTTCTGCTGATCACGGCGGGGATGTTCCTCGCGCACGCGACCGCGAACGCCGCGACCGCACGGGCCGGTGGATCGGGTCGGCAACACGCCGTCGCGGTGTACAGCGTCGCGTACTACCTCGGCTCGAGCGTGCTCGGAACGGTCGGCGCGGCGGCGTGGACGACGGGCGGGTGGTTCGCGTTGGCCGGGCTCGTCGCCGTGCTCGGGGTTCTGGTCGTGGTCGCTTCCGTCAAGGTGCGGGACTAA